TCTGGCGACCGAGGGGTTCGGCGGGCAGACCCTAAGCGCCCCCCAGCCTGGGAGCTTCCTGTGGGCAGGAGGAAGCCACCCCATCAGATTCAGGCCTCCTCCCTCAGACTGGAGGAGGGACACCCTGAAGGCAGGGCAGCGGCTTCCCCATCAGACTGGGAGTTCCCCAGAGCCAGGAGGCTGCTGCCCCCGCCCTCAGGCCGCAGGGCAAGAGCCACACCTCCCCCCCTCCCGCCGCCTCCTGAGGGCCCACCCGGTGCCCCCTGccatctgccctctgccctccctcccctgccggCAGATCAACACTAACCTGGGTGACGTGCAGTTCCTGGCCATCGACCTGGTCATCACCACCACAGTGGCGGTGCTCATGAGCCGCACAGGGCCGGCGCTGGCGCTGGGGCGGGCACGACCCCCGGGGGCCCTGCTCAGCGTCCCTGTGCTGAGCAGCCTCCTGCTGCACGTGGTGCTGGTGGCCGGCGTGCAGCTGGGAGGCTACTTCCTGACCGTGGCCCAACCCTGGTGAGTCGGGGGCCGCCCGCGGAGCCCGCCCCTGCCCTCCGCAGGCCCGTTCGCGACCCCGGGTCTTCGTGCCGCCAGGTTCGTGCCTCTGAACAAGACCGTGCCCGCGCCCGACAACCTGCCCAACTATGAGAACACCGTGGTCTTCTCCCTGTCTGGCTTCCAGTACCTCATCCTGGCCGCAGCCGTGTCCAAGGGGGCGCCCTTCCGCCGGCCTCTCTACACCAACGGTACCGCTGCTGCCCGGCAGGCCGGGTGCGGGTGGAGGGACGGGCTGGGGGGTCTGGCGCCCGTGGGGGTCCCCCTGGCCTGATGCCGCCCTCGCCCCCAGTGCCCTTCCTGCTGGCCCTGGCGCTCCTGGGCTCCATCCTGGCGGGCCTCCTCTTGGTCCCTGGCCTCCTGCAGGGCCCACTGGCGCTGAGGAACATCGCCGACACCTGCttcaagctgctgctgctgggcctgGTGGCCTTTAACTTTGTGGCGGCCTTCGTGCTGGAGGTGGGGCTTGCCCTGGGTTGGGGGACAGAGGGGCCCTGGGGGGTGGCCTCAGTCACAGCTGCCCCTCTGCACCCTCCCCGTCCTCCGCAGAGCGTGCTGGACCAgtgcctccctgcctgcctgcggCGGCTCCGGCCCAAAAAGGCCTCAAAGAAGCGCTTCAAGCAGCTGGAGCGGGAGTTGGCCGAGCAGCCCTGGCCGCCGCCCACCGGGCCCGTGAGGTAGCGCGGCCTGGCCACCCCGGACGCCCGATCTCCCTGCCTCTGAGCCACCGACTGGGACCCACCTCCAGAGACAGCCACCGCCCGGAGGTTGGCAGATGCCCTGCTCCTGTCCCGCATCTGCCCACCCCGGCCCCCCTGCCCTCAGCTGGGGAAATAATATTGTCCCCCCAGTTCAGACATCCTGTGTAGACGAcagccccctgcccgccccccccggAGCCGCTGTCAGTGTAGCAAATAAAGTCATGATATTTTCCTGGCGCAGCCTGTCTCCTGTGTGGCACCACGAATGGGTGTCCAGCTGGTAGCCCCTGGCATGGGTCTGCCCCTGGCACCCCTGATTTTTCAGATCACATTGAGCaactcccctctctgggcctccgtttGTTCATCTGACAGGAACGATATTTGCGGGTTGAGCCCATGCCTTGTGTTCCCTTTAGCGCTTCACGTGTGTCGTCGTTCAGTCCTTGCCACTGTGGAGTCTTGTCCCCGTTCTccagatagagaaactgaggcttaagagGCCACGTGCGTAGTCAGAGGTGGGGCCAGCTGGCTTGGACTCCAGCATCCACACTCTTACTCCTGCCTTCCTGTGGGGGCAGCCGGAGAACAGACTTGTGTCCCCCAAGAGCCAGCGGCTCCGAGGCATTGAACGAGGCCACTTCCCTTcggcccccacccccgcaccccatGATGAGTTTGTGGCCCAGTTTCCCTCTCGGATGAAAGTCCAGGCTCCGAGCCCACGTCTGTCCCAGCCCGAGCCACGTGCACTGTCCCCCCGGGGAGGGTGGGTGCTTCTGACCTCATCCCACCAGCGGGACACTGGCCAAGCCCTGCCCTGGAGAGGCCACTCGGTCATCCGGCCCGTCTGCGCTGGGCAGGAGTGAGCAGGAAAGCAGGACCGCCTCCTGTCCCCGGGGAGCCCCTGCCGACCTCATTACAGAAAGCCTGGGTGCCCCACCTGGCCTCCTGTCCCTGGGGAGCCCCGCCGACCTCATCACAGAAAGCCTGGGTGCCCCACCTGGCTCCCCTGGCGGGAGGGAGCTCTGTAAATGTGGAGTCAAACTGAgaaggtggggtgtggggtgtgaaAAAGCAGCTTCCGATAAGGGGCGCAGCCGTAGACCCGTACTGGGCACAGAGGCACCGGGCAGCCCATTTCGGGGTGGTTGGGGCTGGTCGGGGGGAGGCTGGAGGTCCCTGGAGGCCTGGCTTCGAGGCCCTCCTGTCCCCTTAGCCGATTCAGTCACTCGGGTATTGGGCACAGGTGCTAGCGCGACAGACGGGATGGCCTCTGCTTGTGCCGTGTGTGAGTGGCCAGCAGGGAAGGAGCAAATCTCCAGGGTCATGGGGAGAAGAGTGTCCGCACCCACTACACCCTCCCCAAAGAGCTGCCGCCCCCTGCTCAGGTCctcagggtcaggggaggggCCTGAAGCCCCAGAGAGGATCTGGGGGCTTGGCCCCGGTAGTGGGAAGCTGTGGGGCTCCGTTGCCCCCTCTGTGGAGCGTCAGGTGTGCCCTCCTCCCCTAGTGGGATTAAGAACCTAGAAAGAGCAGGGAGGGTGCCAGGTAGCCAGACTCTCCCGGGGAGGCCCGGCTGGTATCCACTCCTTCCTTCATTCGTTCATCCCTTTGACACACCAGCACCAGGGAACAAATGATGCATGGAACTTACGGAGTTTGTGCCTAATAGGATTCGGAGTTCAAGGGACAGGCAGTTGTGGGGTGCGTGACTGGGGGAAGGGAGATCCCCACGCTCCCCAGCCCAGGCGGGCGCCCAcaccccagccagccagcctctcCCGGGAGCACTGAGCGCACGTTCATCGTTCCATTGACGTTTACTGAACGGCTGCTCCGAGCCTGGCACTGGGCCTAATGAGCCTAAACGGGGGATGAGCAAAAACAGACTCGTTTGTGGTCTCCACGCAGCTCGCAAGCTCGCGGGCTCACGTGGGAGAGGAGCCGGATTCAAACGGTTGGTTGGTCGCACACGCAGGCCAACAGGACAGCTGTGAGCAGCGGAGCAGAAGGGCCTGGGGCGcggggagaaaggggaggagggaggcttgGTCTTTAACCCCAAGGAGGGGGGCCCCCCAAGGGGGCCAGCAGGAAGGAGCAGCCAGGCGCCGGGCGGAGGAAGGGGTTCAGTGAGAGTGCCCAAAGGCCCTTGGGCTGCGGGGAGCCCCGAGCCAGACCCAGATGAAGGGCAGGgtcctggggggcagggtgggggggcacgGGCAGCCTTAGCTTCCTTCCCCTGGGAACCCAGCAAAAGGCCttatggaggaaggggccagTGGCCGAGGtgggcccaggagggcagggcccatGGGGAAGGGCCCGTGAGGGGCCATTACACAGGCCGGGCGGGAGCTCACGTGGCTTAcaccgcagagggggctgcacgggCTCCAGAAACATCTGGAAGCAGGATTGGTGGCTGGGTGCTGGGCTGGATGCAGGGCGGCgagcgagggagggaggtggcctgAGCCATGGACGGCGGCGCCCTTGCCCAGGGTGGCCTCCTGGACGCGCGTCCTGCTGCAGGCCTTGCTGCCCTTGGGACATACTTGGGGGCCTGTGGTCAGGGGGCTGAGGGCAGTGCTGGTTCTGGAAGCCAGGCCCCCCCCTGGAGCTGGCCGGGGAGGGAGGCTGTCGGGGCCAGAGGGGACAGAGCTGAGCGGGCCCCTTAGGAGCCTCGGTCTTCTCCTCCGCGCAATGGGGCGGCCCGTCCtgcacaacccccccccccccccccccccccccgcagacaGCAGCCCAGacgcggcggggggcggccgggcGTTGTGGGGCCCGCGGTCcgcgcgaggggcggggccggggcgcctcccccagggcctcccccagggcctcccccagggcctccccggcggcggcggcggcggcggcggcgggcggggcgcgcgtTAGGACCCAGCGGCTCCGGGGCTGAGGGCGGGCGCCGGCCCGTCGGGGGCCCGGAGGGGGGCTCGGCGCGGGCGCACTCGGCGGGCGGCGCAGGGACCCGACCAGGTAGGCGCGGGccgggtgcggggtgcggggtgcggggtgcggggtgcgggcccggtgcggggcggcggggggcgggggcgggggggcggggggggtgcggGCTCCGCGGCCCGGGCGGGGACCCTCCTGACCCCGGGCCGTGCGAGCAGAtgctggggggcacctgggggccgGGGGTCGTTGCAGGGGGCCCGAGTTTGGGGGAACCAgaggagggggcggcggggcggcggcccgAGCGGAGACAAAGGGACCCCGGGACCGGGAGGGCGCGGGAGGgcgcgggagggcgcggggagcCGAGCGAGCCGGCTGATGGCTCCCAGCCGCGCGCCcacatctgcccccccccccccgccccccgcccccgccggcctccccgggcAGCCTGCGCTCCTAGGCCCCGCTcgcccctgccccatccctgcatCGCCtgcggtggggggaggcaggggaggcgcCGCCAAATCCGACGTCTAGACGGCCTCGGAGATGTGACCCCCGCGCCCGCGGCTCCCGGTCCTGACTcccgccctcctgccctggggccGCTCTCCCGGTGGGCCCGGGCCTGGGTGCCAGACCTCCTGGGGGAGGAAGACGCCAGGCAGGGGGCCGGGAGGCCTAGGAGGGGCTTGGGGGGCACACGGCTCCGCCCCACGTCTTAAGGCCCCTTAGGCCCCAACTCCGGGCCTGCTCCAGAGTGATGACAGGTCCAGCTGGCCTGGCTGCCACCAGCCCCGGGggacgaggacgaggacgggATAGGGAGGCTTTGTGGGGAGTTGCAAGGAAAGAGCTCCGGGTCTTTCCGTCCCTCCTGCCAGGAGAAGGCCAAGGGTTTTCAGAATGTGGGGAACCAGATGTCCCCTGCCTCTGGGGCAGCTTGAGTCATGGGGCtcatctccaccccaccccacccacctcagTAAGGAAGGGAGGTGGTGAGTGGAGGAGCCAGGCCGGGCCCCCCGAAGGCTGTggactgggagggaggagggagagggacagatgcCCACAGGCCCACGTCCCTTCGCCTTTCCCCTAGACGGCGGCAGCAGCGGGCAGTTGGGCGGTTGGGTCTGGGTTCGCTGCCTAGCTGGGCGCAGGAGCTCCTGTCGCCGCGGTGGGAGGGGCCCTCCTGGACGGCTGAGCCCTGGACACTCGCCCAGACTCCCGGCAAAGGATGACAGTCTTGAGACTGCCTCCCACTGAGCTGGGACTGTGCACGGGGACCCGCAGAGCCTGCCAAGCCCACTGCACGGCCAAAGACAGCAGTTCTTGGACTTCGGGAGCCTGGTGAAGGCTGCGGACCACTGGGCCCTCCCCGCAGAATGACCCGCACAGCGCTTGTCAGGCAGAGTTGGGGGGCTCAGGAGCCCCAGGCCGGGTGACATCACGGTCCCTCCAGCGCTGCCCTTCTAGGATCCAGAGCAGCTCTCCTCAGACTCCACCCTAAGTGTTTCCTGCTGCTCCAGACAAATAGACCTTAGTCTCGTGAGTCTGTGATGGAGACAGCCAGGTCTTAGGAGCCCAGAGGCCTGGCAGGAGAGGAATCTTCTGGGGGTGGGagccctgcccaggcctggctgccCTTCGGGCCCCGGGGCCCATGCATGCATGCGGTTTCCTGCAGAGCAAGACACTCAGGGCCCGGGGGCTAATTGGGAACAGGTGGTGGGTTTGGCAGCCGAAAGGCAGCGGCGATGGTGGCAGAGCGGGGTCCTGAGAATGGGGCTGGGTCAGGGGTCCATGCGGTCAGTGCATGACACCCCAGGAGGCGCTGCTTCAGGAGGGCCTGGCTGTGGGCGAGGGGAGCAGAGTCAAGGCTAGTGGGGAGCCAGAAACACCCCCTTGGTGAGAAGGGCAGACTGAGTTCTGTCCGTTTGCAAGGCTGGAGGCCTTATTCCGCGGGACCCGAACGCCCGCTGGGCCACGGGGGACAGCAGATGTCCCTCCGAAGTAGCCCCTGccgcgccccgccggcccccTGGCTTCTATTCCGGGGCCTCCTTCTCCGGGCTGGATGCGGGGGAGCAGAGGTGGGCTCGGCGTCCCCACCGGAGCCGCAGcttgcccctcctcttcctccagctgTCCTGACACCAGCCCAGACGGCCTCACCCCGGAGCCATGAGAGCTGCCTACCTCTTCCTGCTGTTCCTGCCTGGTGAGTGGCTCCTGTTCCTGCCTGGGGGGCTCCCGGGTGTGGCCGGAGGGCAGCTGGGCCCAACCTTTATTGTGCCCTGGGGCCAGAGCTCAGCTCCCCGGGTTCCTGGGCCACAGACTGGCCTGGCCaacccctcccagcccctgaccccaggcctccgcagcagcagcagcagcagcagcagccagggcGGGGCTCTGGAGAGTGGGTGCACGCCCGGGCACTGGGAgcccctgctcttcctccctgccgggagcccaagTGTAGGAGGGAGAGGCACAGGGCAGGGAGTCTGTAGGTCTGGGTCCTCGACCCGGTTGGGAACCAGCCACCCTACACAACCttgaccagggcctgatccctcTCGGTCAAATGAGGAGTTGCCCGTGGGGGTGAAGGGCCGGCGGGGTCTAACGTGTCATGTGACAGCTACTTGCCAtgctcctactatgtgccaggccctgggccagcccCCGGCTGCTACATCCCTGCCCTCAGGCTGCTACATCAGGTGCATGTGATAAACGTCAGCGTCAGCGTGTCTCTCTAGGATGGAAAGGAAcgagggaggaggtggagagggtggttgggccagggagggagggcctcTTGGCGGGACTGACTTTTTAGTTGAGACGTGAAGGAAGTTAACGAACATTACGGGCCTAGGGAAAGTTGagggcaaaggccctggggcagacaGGAGTGTGCTGAGTTCCAGGAATAGCCAGGACACTAGCACGGGGGTGACAGGCCAGCAAAGGTCAGCGGGGTGACACAGATGCAGGGAATGTGAGGGCCTTTACCGTCGAGGAAGGAGTTCGGGCCCCTTGGATTTGAGACTCTGGTTGTAGAATCTCCGGGTCTCGCGGGTGGCCCTTGGGACCTCTGCGTCTCCTCCCCAGAAGTGCCCCGGGAACCCCACAGGGCACCCCGTCATGCTTTGCCTCCTCACAGCTGGCCTGCTAGCTCAGGGCCAATACGACCTCGACCCACTGCCTCCGTTCCCGGACCACGTCCAGTACACCCACTACAGTGACCAGATAGGTAAGGGCCTTGCCCTGCGCGGGTCTCCCCACACCCTGCCACGTCAAGGCCTGGCCCCCCGTGTGCATGACCAGCAGGGGCCCGGGGGTTAGGGCAGCGGGAGTCAGAGGGGGCGGTGGTCCTGGGCTTCGCCCCGACCTCCTGGGCCCCCGGGACCGAGAGCTCGCCTGCCCCCCGACGGCTCCGTATCCGTCTTTGTTCGCAGACAACCCGGACTACTATGATTATCAAGGTAAAGGGCTGGGGCGGGAGGTgggcagctgggggctggggtggagagGACGGAGTGGACCCCCTATCGTCCCGTCTCAGAGGTGACTCCTCGGCCCCCTGCGGAGCAGTTCCAGTTCCAGTCCCAGCAGCAAGTCCCACAGGAAGTCATCCCAGCCCCCACCGTAGGTAGGCAGCCGGCTCCTGTCCACCCCGGGAGCGGGGCCCCGCCAGGGCGGGACAGGTGCCCGGAACGGATCCCTCTCAGTgatctctgcctgcccctctcccaacaCCAGCGCCTGGAAGCGTGGAGACGGAGCCCACGGAGCCTGGGCCTCTGGGTAAGAGCTCCCCCAACAGCTGGAGAAAACGGGGGCACGGGCCCAGAAATTGGGGTCGCGTGGGTGCGGCCCTCTTGGGATGGAGACAGCCGGGCCTTTTGTTTTTGCTGGGTGGCTGTAGGGTCAGGGGCTTGCAGACCTGCCCCTGCTTTAGGCCAGCAACCCCATGGCCCCCCAGGCAGCTCTGGGGGACCCCCTCCTCCTGGGCTTGGCTATGGGCTCAGGAAGGGCCCTCTACCCCCAGAcactgggaaggggaagggagatgcTGGGGCTTCCTGCCTGCCAGCCAGCAGGACTGGGTGGTGCCCGCGGCAGGTGACACAAAGGGGAACAGCAGCCCAGGCCAACAGAGCTGCCCCAGGAGCCCGAGAGCCAGACTGAGGGCTGCTCTCACCGCGAGCTCAGTGCTCGGGGGTGCTCTGGTGAGCGTGCCCAGCCCTGCACGTGCCCGCGTGGCAGGGGTGGCAGTGGGTTGCCATCAGTTACCAATATGTGCTTCCGAGTGCGGTTGCGAGCCCGTGCACGTATATACCGTGTAAAAGCGGGCAGCTCGGGAGGGCCAAAAGTCGGTGGGAGACCTGGGTGCCACCCGCCAGCCCCGCATCTGATCCCGCCTGTCACGCAGACTGCCGCGAGGAGCAGTACCCCTGCACCCGCCTCTACTCCATCCACAAGCCCTGCAAGCAGTGTCTCAATGAGGTCTGCTTCTACaggtgagcaggggtggggcgggggacgGGGTGCAGGGCGGCGGCCAGCCCAGGTGGGCTTTAGGGACGCGGGAATCCTGAAGTGGAACCCCACCCTGGTTGAGCCCAGATGTAGGGGGCGGGATGCGTGGGCTCCCCCTGCGGGGCTGGGTGAGGTTGGGGTGACACCACcatcccctctgcacccccagcctCCGCCGCGTGTACGTGGTAAACAAGGAGATCTGTGTCCGCACAGTCTGTGCTCACGAGGAGCTCCTCCGAGGTAGGAGGGCCTGCACCCCGAGACCCCTCCCCGCTCCCTACCCCTCAGCatcccttcccctgcccacctggtcctgccctccctcctggccGCTTAGCCTCAGGACATTCCCAGTCTCAGGGCTAAGAAGGGGGCTGATTCTCCATCACctcccccaccctgaccccactccttGCCCCCACCACAGCTGACCTGTGTCGGGACAAGTTCTCCAAATGTGGCGTGATGGCCAGCAGCGGCCTGTGCCAGTCTGTGGCGGCCTCCTGTGCCAGGAGCTGCGGGGGCTGCTAGGGCGGAGCTGGCACCCCAAGCCCTGGGCCTTTCTCGGATCCGGGGCCCTCAGGCCCTGCCTGACCTGGTGCTTTTCTCCCCGGCCTGACATTCCTTTTATTCTGTAAGAAGTTAGTGGACTACGGCCCCGCGGGGTTGGTCTCGGGCCCCTCTCCCAGCCTGCGGCCACCGCGGGGCCCAAGGGGGGCTCCCCACTGCCCAGGGCTCACCCCCCGATGAGGGGCATCCGGGCCTCTGATGTGCCTTCTccgtccccctgcccccagcccctccaggtAGGCTGTGCCCCTCACACCCCAGCTGGTCCGCTAGGACTTCGTACAGCTCCCGGGCATAGACCACCCTTgttttatacaaaattaaaatggttTTTACAAAAGATTCGGTCATTTTTCGGGCAGGAGCCAGAGCGGTGGCCAGCGGCCTCCCACTACCACCTGTCCTCACCCAGAGGCTGCCTGGCCCCCTGGGGAGAAGGGACCGCTCAGGTGACCTGTGGTCTTGCCTCTGCGGTCCTGATCCTGAGCAGTTCGGGTCACAGTCCCATCTGTTACCCAGGGACCTCCCTGTGCCGACATCCCGGGAGGCTGGGAATGCCAGGGCCCTCCAtgagccgccccctccccctgcgcgcccccggccgcccgccccatccctcctggcccaggccctgctgTCTCGCTGCCGCCGCATCTCTCAGGCGCAGGAGTACAGGAGTACCCAAGTAGCAGGACACGTCTCTACAAACCGTTTTTAGAAAATGAGGTCTCCTTGCTACAAAAAACACAACCGTTCTGAACAGTTAACACtgtaaaaaggtataaaaatacaAGGACTCTGGACTCTGAGGAATTTCCTGACAAACACGCTGGACTAAGGCGGAGAAAGCTCTGGAAAGCCAGGGGcgggcctgggtctctgcctctcaggctCCCCCGCCTTCCCGGGAGCCCATGCTCCAGGCCAACCAGAGGCAGGGGGGTCCAGGAGACCCCCGGCTTCGGCTCAGCCGCTCGGGAGGCTCATCCCTGGGAGGGACCAGACCGAAGCGGGGCCCACGGATGACGCGAGAAGCTGCTGCTGGAGTCCCCGGCCCTCAGCCCTGCCacccggcccctccccgcccccggccgagCTCCGGTGGCCGAGCTCCGGTGGCTGAGCTCCGGTGGCCGGGACAGGCCAGGGCCTGGGCGGGCCGAGTGAGAGGGGGCTGCCGTCCTGCCCGGGCCGCAGCCGTCTCCAGGATGCCAGCGAGGAAGGGGCTCACTGCCCCGCGGGGCTGGACGCAGGGGGGAAGGACGCTGAGGTCCTCCGGAGCTCCTGGTGCAACTGCCCCTTCAGTGTGGACacctggaggagagagaggaggtggggccgcggcccaggccccagcctggTGTCGGAGAAGGGGGGTGGCTGCTGCTGGGGCCCCACAAGGGACCCCATCCTGCCTGTCCCAGGAAAAAACGGACTTCATGAAGCACCAGGGTGCTTCCTTCCCCTCCCGTGCGTCCCACGGGGCAGCTGGCCGTCTTCTGGCCATTCCTCCCATCTCTTCAGGGGGCCCCCGGTCCCCACACTCATCG
The Vulpes vulpes isolate BD-2025 chromosome 2, VulVul3, whole genome shotgun sequence genome window above contains:
- the MFAP2 gene encoding microfibrillar-associated protein 2, with the translated sequence MRAAYLFLLFLPAGLLAQGQYDLDPLPPFPDHVQYTHYSDQIDNPDYYDYQEVTPRPPAEQFQFQSQQQVPQEVIPAPTVAPGSVETEPTEPGPLDCREEQYPCTRLYSIHKPCKQCLNEVCFYSLRRVYVVNKEICVRTVCAHEELLRADLCRDKFSKCGVMASSGLCQSVAASCARSCGGC